In Desulfovibrio sp. Fe33, the genomic window GGTGAGGATGATGTCCTCGGCGGACGGGTCGCTGCCGCCGCCCGGATGGTTGTGGACGAGGATGATGTTGGTGGCTTCGACGCGCAGGGCGGCCGCCGCGATTTCACGCGGGAAGACCGCAGTGGCGTTGGTGGTGCCCTTGCTCATGGGCTCCCAGGCGATAATCCGGTTTTTGGTGTCCATGAAGATCGCCCAGAATTCTTCGATCTCCTTGTGCCCGAGACGGGCCATGGCGGCTTTGGCCAGGGCGGCGGGGTCGGTTACGGACCGGCCGCGCCGGGCGTCCGCCTCGCCCAGCCGGGCGTGCAGCTCCTGGAAAAGCGCCCACTGCGTCTGGGCGGCGGGGCCGAGTCCCTTGATGCCGTCCAGTTGGTCGGGGCGCACCATGACCGCTTCCTTCAGGGAGCCGAAGCGCTCGATGAGCTCTTTGGCTATGGGCTTGGTGTCGCGCCTGGGCAGGCTCAAGGCGAGGAACAGTTCAAGGACCTCGTAGTCGGCCAAACCGCGCGGATTGTCCGCCAGCCTGGTTTTGAGCCGCTGACGGTGGCCGGTGTAGTGGGGGGCGTCCTTGGTCATCTCAGTAGCGTCGGGCCCGGCTCTTGGGTTGGAACAGGTCGATCAGCCCGGCCATGAGCATGTCCAGGGCCTCTTCGTATTTGCGCTCGCCGGTCTTGAGCGAGAGTTCCGCTTCCATGGCCAGGTCGATCATGCGGGCCACTCCGGCCGCGCCGAGACGCTTGGCCAGGGGGGCCTTCTTCTTGAGCATGAACGGGCTGCCCGCGGCCTTTCCCCCATGGGCGAGGAGCCAGTACATGCGCGCCTGGCTGGCCAGAAAACCGATGAGGTTGAAAAGCATCTGGTCCTTTGCGGACTTGGAGTGGTCGTCGATGACTCTTTGCCAGATCGAGGCTTCGGCTCCGGGCTGGCCGAGGGCGTCCATGAGGTCGAAGAAGGGCATTTCGCCGGTGCGGGCCACCAGGGAAACGTGATCTTTGCGCACGATTCTTTCATCGCCCGCGGCCAGTTCGATCTTGTCCAGCTCCAGGCGCGCGGCCACGGCGTCCGTGGGCAGGGCCATGGCGAGAGCTTGTCCCGCGCCCGGCTCGAAGGTCAGCCCGTTCTTGGTGGCCCAGGCCTTGACGAAGTCGGTCAGGGAGCGTTGGTCCAGTCCGGGGGATTCCCAGACCCAACCCGCGTCCCGCGCCTTTTTGTAGAGCGATCGCCGGGAAAGCGCCGGGGGGATGGACGGCTTCTTGCCCTTCCATTCTCCTTCGAGGCAGAAAAACGGGTAGATGTCCTGTCCGAGTCCCCTGACGGAGGCGTCGAGCTTGTCCCATTGGTCGGCCTTGAGGGCGTGGGCGCGGCGGACAAGCAGGGCCTTGGGCTGGGGGAAGAGCGACTTGATGGTCAGGTCGGTCCAGAAAGCCTGGGGCAGGGGGTCTTCGTCGTCGCCCCAGAACGGCTTGATCTGCCAGCCGTCCTGGCCGGACGCCTTGAGACGTTCGTCCACCTGGGCCTTGATGAGCTGGGGGTCGGGGCAGATGAGAAAAATATATCTGGGCCGGTTCGCCATGGTCCGTTCCGATGGGGTTGCTAATAGTCCTGGGTCATTTTGTCGGCCAGCCGCTGGATGCCGCGCCTGGTGACTTCCATGTCGGCTTCTTCGCCGCTGCCGTAGTCGTAGGGCCAGTTTTCGGAGATCGTCCCGGAACGCCAGAGCTCGGATTGGTCCGTGGTGGAGCGGATGATCGCGTTGAACCGGAAAATGGCCTTGGAGAGGAGGGTCCGGTCGTCGTCGCCTTCCACCGCGGTGGGCCGGTAGTACCGCTCGATGTCGATGGTGATGACCGCGTCGGCGTCGTCGCGTTGGTCCGTCCAGGTGAAGGTCCCCCGATTGTTCAGCTCGTCGCGCAGCAGTTTGCGCAGGCGCGGCTCAAGCCACGGCAAAGTGGTCGGGTTGACGATTTCGTCAATGGCGAGGACGCGGTATTTCGGGGGCAGCACGGAAGCTTCGCCCGGGCCGAAGGAATACCCGGCGCATCCGGCCAGGACGAGGAGCATGACTAGCGTCGCATATCGAAGCAGGGGCATTTGATTCTCCAGAGGTCGATGATTGGGGAAGGATAAAGGGATTCGCGGCAAAGGTCCAGCCGTCCCCCAAGGGAGTGGCTTTGGGAACGGCTTTTTTATTTATGGATAAGATGGGCGGCGCGGGCGGCGCGCGAAGAAATCTCCGCTTCGCCCCATTATTTTACGTACAGGCTCGTGGGGGAATGGTTCCGACACCCATAAGTCGCCTGCAAGGCAAAGAAAAACCGCTGCGCAACCCTAAACAATAACCCGATCCCACCGATACATAAAATGAAACGCCGGGTTTTCCCGGCCGTTAGCAAAGATCATCACCGGGGCGCAACCGCCTCGCCAACCCCGCATGGAAGCGGGAGGGAGACAACGATATGGCCATGGACGGCGATATTCTGTTTTCAATCATCACGCCCACGACCGGGAAGCGGCCCAATGCCCTGAGGAACGCGGTGCAATCCGTCGAAAGGGCGGCCCGGTTCGCCGGACTGGAGCGGAACCAGGTGGAAATACTCGTCGGCTTCGACGGCGTGCGCGGAGCGGCTCCCCGCTGCGCCTATCCCGTCCGGGCCTACAGCCTGCCCGGGGACCGCAACCGGGGCCACGGTGTCCGCGACACCCTCATCAAACTGGCCGACGGCGGGAAGCTCGTTTTTCTCGACGACGACAACGTGCTCAAGCCGTGCGCGCTGAGCCGCTATCTCAGGCATCTGGACGCCGAAATGGTCGTGGCCCGGGTCGACGCCCAGCTCACCATGGACCAGCCATGGCTGCCCGTTTTCGACGACGCCCCCCTGATGCGGCCGGGCAACGTGAACCTTCTGAGCCTGTGCCTGTCGCGCGGGCTGGTGGCGGACCGATGCGGCGGATGGCGGCATCACGACGAGCCGGACGCCTGTCGCCGGAATATTGCGGACTGGTACCGGATGGCGCGCAGCGTGACCGTGATCGAAGAGGTGGTCGGCATCCTGGACGCCGGGCGGAGCCTGGACAGGGCGGCCCTGTCCTCCCGTCAGGAGGCCCTGCTCGACGGGCTCGTGGCCCGGCGCGGCGCGCTCGCCGTCGCAACCCCGCTTCCGTCCCGCCCCGGCCTCATGCGGGCCTGATTCCTTCGCACGCGCAGGCCGCCCGACCTTTCGGCCCGGCGGCCGAGCTGCGTGCGGCAGCCCTCTTTTCTTTTTTGCCGATACGGGTACAATGCGCGCAAGTCCCACCGCGAACACAAGGAAGAGCAGCATGTCCCAGCCCTCCAACGGACGCCTCACCCAACAGGCCCGGCGAATATTTCTCCTCCAATGCGGCCTGTCCTTCACCGTGATCGTCTTCGCCTTGCTTCCCGTCACCATCCTGGACGACAGGGAATACGCCCTGACGGCTCCATTCCTGGCCGCCGTCCTGCTCCTGGCCGTGGCCATGCTTTGCGCCGCCCGGTTCATGCGGCTGGTGCGCGGGGCCAACGAGAGAATCGCCGCCCTGACCACGCATGACGAACTGACAGGTCTGCCCAACCGTCCCTGGTTTTTCGCCAGACTGGACGAGGAGATCGACCGCGCCCGCCGCTACGGTGCGGAATTGGCCCTTGTGATGATCGACCTCGACGACTTCAGGCGGATCAACGATACCTTCGGCCACCCGCAGGGCGATCTGGCCCTGGCCGAAGTGGCCAGGCTGCTGACGGCCAACATACGCGCCTCGGACCTCGCGGTCCGGTACGGCGGGGAAGAGTTCATGCTCATCCTGCCGGAGGCGAACGCGCGCCAGGCCGCCCGCGCGGCCGAGAAGCTGCGCATGGTCGTGGAGGTCAATGATATCAGCCTGGAAGGACCGGAGATCAAGGTGACAATATCCTGCGGCGTGGCCGATCTCGCCTCGGTGCGCCCGGGCAGATGCTCGCAGCGGGACGCCCTGATAACGGCCGCCGACCGGGCCATGCACCAGGCCAAGCGCAACGGCCGCAACCAGGTGTTCATGCACGAGCCGGAGCACGAGCGCCAGCTCTCCCTGGTCTGACGCTACGGATCGCCGCTCGCGGCCCCGCGCCGTCCTTGAGGATTGGCCGTCAGGCCGAATGACTGGAGCCGTTTCGGAACCGTCTTTAACAACTATCTGATATTCAAAGCCTTTCGCCGGGGAATTTTCCCCTTCCCCAGCGGGGCCATTTGCGCTAAGTACATTGGTTCCCCGCCGTTTGGCGAGGGGCGCGGTTTTTCACGCGCCCGTCAGGGTAAACCATCATAGAGGTAGAAGCATGTCCCTTTGCAAAATAGAAGAAGCCATTGAGGATATCCGCCAGGGCAAGATGGTCATCATGGTGGATGACGAGGACCGCGAAAACGAGGGTGATCTGGTCTGCGCCGCCGAGGCGGTTACGCCCCAGATAATCAATTTCATGGCCAGTTACGGACGCGGGCTCATCTGCCTGCCCATGTCCAACGAGATGGCCGACGCTCTCGGCCTGGAGCTGATGACCAAGAAGAACGAGTCCGGCTTCGGCACCAATTTCACGGTTTCCATCGAGGCGCGCGAGGGCGTGACCACCGGTATTTCCGCCAAGGACCGGGCCACCACCGTGTTGGCCGCCGTGGCCGACGGAGCCAACCACGACTCCATCGTCACCCCCGGCCACGTGTTCCCCCTGCGGGCGAAGGACGGCGGCGTGCTGGTGCGCGCCGGACAGACCGAGGGCGGCAGCGACATCGCCCGCCTTGCGGGATTCAAGCCCGCCGCGGTCATCTGCGAGATCATGAACGAAGACGGCACCATGGCCCGGATGCCCGACCTCGAAATATACGCCAAGAAGCACGGCCTCAAAATTTGCTCCGTGGCCGATCTCATCGCCTACCGCATGAAGTTCGACGGCAAATCCGTGACCAAGGTCGGCGAGGCCCATCTGCCCACCCGCTGGGGCAATTTCGAATCCGCCGCCTTCCACTCCGAGGCCGACGGCAAGACGCACATCGCTCTCTGGATGGGCGACATTCATCCCGACGAGCCTACCCTGGTTCGCGTGCACTCCGAGTGCCTGACCGGCGACGTTTTCGGCTCGCTGCGCTGCGATTGCGGCCCCCAGTTGCAGGACGCCATGTGCATGATTCGCAACGCGGGCAAGGGCGTGCTCGTCTACATGCGCCAGGAAGGACGCGGCATCGGGCTGGGCAACAAGATCCGCGCCTACCACCTTCAGGACCAGGGGCTCGACACCGTCGAGGCCAACGTCAAGCTCGGTTTCCCGCCGGACATGCGCGAATACGGCACCGGAGCGCAGATCCTGGTGGCTCTGGGCGTGACCAAGATGCGCCTGATGACCAACAATCCCAAGAAGATGGTCGGCCTGGAAGGCTACGGCCTGGAGGTCGTGGAGCGCGTTCCCATCGAAGTGGGCGCCTGCGAACTCAACGAGCGCTACCTCAAGACCAAGCGCGACAAGATGCACCACCTCCTCAAGGTGGATGGCAAGTAACCCCCAAAGTTGACTTTTGGGGAACCGATAACATATTACACCGCTATATATTTCATACAGTAGGGAGAAGACATCATGTCCGTGAAGACCATCGAAGGACTGCTGGACGCCAAGGGACTCAAGATCGCCATCGTGGCCGCCCGGTTCAACGACTTCATCGTTGACCGCCTCATCTCCGGTGCCGTGGACTACCTTGTCCGCCACGGCGCGGCCGAGGCCGACCTGACCCTGGTCCGCCTGCCCGGCGCCTTCGAGCTGCCCATCGCCGCCCAGAAGCTGGCCCGGTCCGGCAACTACGACGGCATCGTCGTGCTCGGCGCGGTCATCCGCGGCGCCACTCCGCACTTCGACTACGTGTGCAGCGAGTGCGCCAAGGGCGTCGCCCACTCCACCATGGAGACCGGCGTGCCCATGGGCTTCGGCCTGCTCACCTGCGACTCCCTGGATCAGGCCATCGAACGCGCCGGTTCCAAGGGCGGCAACAAGGGTGTGGAGGCCGCGTCCGCCATGCTCGAAACGATCCGCGTGCTGGAGCAGCTTTAACTTATGAGCTCGAAATCAAAGGGCAATCGGCCCGGTATCCGCAGGGTGGGGCGCACCCTGGCCTTTCAGGTGCTCTACTCCACGCACTTCCTTGACAAGGAAAACCCCTTGGACATGGACACCTTGTTCGACATCAACCCCCTGGTCATCGAACAGGAATCCGAGACTGCGCGCGCCTTCGCTCGCAATCTGGTCATGGGCGTGAACGTGAACCTGCACGACATCGACAAGACCATCGAAGAACACTCGCAGCACTGGAAGATCGAAAGGATCGCCATGGTCGAGCTGTCCATCCTGCGCCTGTCCCTGTACGAAATGATGTTCACCGACATCCCGGTCAAGGCGGCCATCAACGAGGCCATCGAGCTGTCCAAGACCTTCGGTGACGAGAAGTCCCGTTCCTTCGTGAACGGCATTCTGGACGGCGTGGCCAAAACCCTGAAGCGAAACTGATCGCCCCCGAGGCACGAATCCGCCGCGTCTCCCGGCCGGCAGGCGGGAACGAAACGACCACATAGGAATCATCTACCATGGCATTAGGCAAATACTCCCCCGAGGAAATTGAGAAAAAATGGCAGGCGATCTGGCAGGAATCCGGCTGCTTCCAGGTTGAGACGGACCCCTCCAAGCCCAAATACTACGTGCTGGAGATGTTCCCCTATCCGTCCGGCAAAATTCATATGGGCCACGTGCGCAACTACTCCATCGGCGACGTGGTGGCGCGATTCAAGTCCATGCAGGGCTTCAACGTCCTGCATCCCATGGGCTGGGACGCCTTCGGACTGCCCGCCGAGAACGCCGCCATCAAGCATGAGACCCACCCCGCCACCTGGACCTACCAGAACATTTCCGAGATGCGCGAGCAGCTCAAGCGGCTGGGATACTCCTACGATTGGAGGCGCGAAATCGCCACCTGCCGTCCGGAGTACTACAAGTGGGAGCAGAAGTTCTTCCTCAAGTTCCTGGAAAAGGGATTGGCCTACCGCAAGGATTCTCCGCAGAACTGGTGCCCGACCTGCAACACCGTGCTCGCCAACGAGCAGGTTGAGGAAGGGCTGTGCTGGCGTTGCGACTCCGAGGTGGAGCAGAAGGACATGGAACAGTGGTTCCTGCGCATCACCGACTACGCCGACGAACTGCTCAAGGACCTCGAATCCCTGGAAGGGGGCTGGCCCGAGCGCGTGCTGACCATGCAGCGCAACTGGATCGGCAAGTCCTACGGCGCGGAGCTGACCTTCCAGGTCAAGGACATGGATGAGACCATCGACGTCTTCACCACCCGCCCGGACACCCTGTACGGTTCAACCTTCATGTCCGTGGCCGCCGAGCATCCCATCGTGGAGCGGCTTATCGCCGACGTCCCGAACAAGGGCGAGATCGAGGCCTTCGTGACCAACATCCGGAACATGGACCGCATCAAGCGCGGAGCCGACGATCTGGAGAAGGAAGGCATCTTCACCGGCAAGTATTGCGTCAACCCGGTGACCGGCAAGGACATCCCCATTTTCGTGGCCAACTTCGTACTCATGGGTTACGGCACCGGCGCGGTTATGGCCGTTCCGGCCCACGACCAGCGCGACTTCGAATTCGCCGCCAAGTACGGCCTCGCCATGCAGGCGGTCATCAACCCGCCCGAACTGCATGAAAAGGGCGAAAAGCTGGACGCCGCCGACCTGACCGAGGCCTACACCGCCCCCGGTTTCCTGATCCATTCCGGTGAGTTCGACGGAATGCCCAACGAGGATGCCAAGAAGGCCATCGTCGAGCATCTGGACAAGTCCGGCAAAGGCAAGATGGCCGTCAACTATCGTCTGCGCGATTGGAACGTGTCCCGCCAGAGGTTCTGGGGCGCGCCCATTCCGGTCATCTACTGCGACGAGTGCGGCGTGGTTCCGGTCCCCGAAGAGGACCTGCCGGTGCTGCTGCCCGAGAACGCCCAGGTGCGCAAGGACGGCAAGTCGCCGCTTCCCGAAATGGAGGATTTCGTCAACTGCGTCTGCCCCAAATGCGGCAAGCCCGCGCGGCGCGAGACCGACACCTTCGATACTTTCTTCGAGTCCTCCTGGTACTACATGCGCTATTGCGACCCGCGCAACGAGGCCGAGGCCCTGGGCGCGGAGCACCTGGATTACTGGATGAACGTCGACCAGTACATCGGCGGCATCGAGCACGCCATCCTGCACCTGCTCTACTCCCGGTTCTTCACCAAGGCGCTGCGCGACTGCGGCTTCGTCAAGCACGGCGAACCGTTCGCCAATCTGCTGACCCAGGGCATGGTGCTCAAGGACGGCGGCAAGATGTCCAAGTCCAAGGGCAACGTCGTCGACCCCAACGCCATGATAAATCAGTACGGCGCGGACGCGACCAGGTTGTTCATCCTTTTCGCTTCCCCGCCGGTCAAGGAGCTGGAATGGTCCGATCAGGGCATCGACGGTGCGTACCGCTTCCTGTCCCGCCTGTGGAGGCTGGTCGAGGATTTGGAAGACGTGCTCATGCCCATGACCCCGGCCTCCCACACCCAGCCCGCGTGCGAGGCGGCCAAGGGACTGCGCTTCAAGGAGCACGACACCATCCGCCGCGCCACCCGCGACATCGAGAACGAATTCCAGTTCAATACGGTCATCGCGGCCATCATGGAGCTGGTCAACGAGCTCTACCAGGTCAAGGACGAGCTCAAGGAATCCGATCCCGCGGCACTGTCCTCGGCCATCGCCACGGCCGTGACCCTGCTCTCCCCGGTGGCTCCGCACATCTGCGAGGAGCTGTGGTCCGTCCTCGGCCACAAGACGCACTTGACCTCACAGTCGTGGCCCGCATACGACGAAAAGGCGCTCGTCCTCGACGAAGTGACCATGGTCGTCCAGGTCAACGGCAAGGTGCGCGGCAAGTTCGAAGCCCCGAACAACGCCCCGCAAGCCGACGTCGAGAAGCTGGCCATGGAGCTGGAAAACGTCCAGAAGTTCATTGAGGACAAGACTGTCCGCAAGGTCATCGTCATCCCCAACAAGCTGGTCAACATCGTCGTGGGCTAGCGCGGCAAACTCTTGATTTGCAAAGGCCGGGAGGAAGTTCCTCCCGGCCTTTTTTTGCGTTTGCGCCAGGCGTGAATGATGCGCGATCGTCTGACGTTTTATTGAAGCGCGCACCGCGCAGAGCTTGCCGCGCACCGCGGAGCGCAAATAAAAAAAGGCGCGCTTGCGGGCGCGCCTTTCCTTTGGCCGGTTCGATTCGGGAAGGCTAAAAGCCGTTTTTCCGCAAAAAGTCCATGGTGATGCCGGTGGCTCCCTTGTCGGCTGCGGGCGAGGCGGTCCAGGGCTGGACCATGCGTTCCACATACTTGCCGATGACGTCGGTCTCCATGTTGACCCTGGTGCCTGGGGTCCAGCCGGAAATGGTCGTCACCCTCTGTGTTTCGGGGATGATGTTCACTTCGAGCCAGGTAGGGGCGCAGGCGTTGACCGTCAGGCTGATGCCGTCCAGGGCCACGGACCCTTTGGGGATGACGTACCGCCCGTGGGCCGCGTCGAAGGACAGCCGGTAGATTTTGGATTCGCCCGCCGGGCGCACTTCGGCCACCTCGGCCAGGCAGTCGACGTGTCCGGCCACGATGTGCCCGCCGAAGCGGTCGCCCATGGCCATGGCCCGCTCCAGGTTGACCGTGCTCCCCGGGCGCAGTCCGCCCAGGCTGGTCACGGACAGTGTCTCGCGGCTGGCGTAGCAGGTGTACCAGCCGTCGCCGAAAGTCTCCACGGTCAGGCATACGCCGTTCACGGCGATGGATTCGCCAAGCTCGATGTCGGGCAGATCGAAAAGGGCCCGGATGCGGAACCGCGTTTCAGAGCCTCTGGCTTCGGCGGTCTCGATGCGGCCCATGCCCATTATCAGTCCGGTAAACATGGATGATACCTCGTTTCTGGGTTATGCGGCCTCGTTGTAGCAGGCCGGGGAGCGGGTGTAAATCGGCGCGTCAGCGCAGGTAGGCGTCGAGAAGCGCGGGGTATTCCGGTCGGGCCTTGACCCGATCCAGCGCAGCCTGGAAGACGTTCACCAGCTTGGCCGGGGTGCTGGGGTGGAAGGCATAGAAGACCGGCGTCTCCCGCAGAAGGTACACGGTTTCGAAATCGCCTGGATCAAACCCGTAAAGGGCCGCGATCTTGCGCCAGGAGCTTTCCTCGTAGGCTACCAAATCCAACCGGTTCGTCATGAGCTTGTTGATGTTCTGGTCCATGTTTACCACGGGCTGGATGCGGGCGATGTCCCGGTACTTCGCGAGCAGGGCGTCCGAGACGTCCTTTCGCAGGGTGCCCACGGCCAGGCCTTTAAGATCGTCGAGTGTGTTCAGGCGGATGTGGCGGTCCTTGCGGGCTATCAGGACGAATCGGACCGAGGCGATGGGCCCTGCCCACTGAAAGAGCTTCTCGCGTTCCGGTGTGCGCGCCATGCTGAACAGGACGGTTCGCGGCTCGTGTTGCACCCGTTCGTAGGCCCTGGCCCAAGGCATGGATTCAATGTGTGGCGGGGCGATGTCCAGCTCCGTCCAGACCATCCGCAGCAGGTCCGCGGAGATTCCCCGGACCCGGCCGTTTTCCGTGTAGTTGAAGGGGTAGTACTCCTCGGTCAGCCACGTGTACTCCTTCAGCTCCATGGGAGCGCTCAGGCCGCTTTGGGCAGTCGCCGGGAAAAGAAGCAGGGCGCACCAGACCAAGAGCGGAATCGTGATGGTTCCGATCAGGGGACCTCCCGTTGCCGGGCGGTCGCTGTATGGCGGCTGGCGGAGTGGCATAGTGCTCTCTCTAGCAATTGGCCGCGAGGTTGTAAATTGACGCGATCAGTTCAGGAATTGGGCACGAAGTTTGCGGTAGTCCGGTTTTTTCACGACCGCGTCCAGGGCCTTCTGGAATCGAGCCACAAGGGTGTCCGAAGTGTCGGGGCTGAAGGCGTAGCAAAGAGACTCTTCGCTCAGGACGAAGACGATTTCGAAGGCGTCGGGTGGCATGTTCATGGTCGCGAGCGCGGTGCTGAACCTGAGTTCGTCCAGGGCGAGAGCGTCAACGCGGTCGGACAGGAGCAGTTGTACGGCATGTGAGGGGTTGGATGCATAGGTGGGGGCGAATCCGGCGCGGATCATCTTGCTGGCCGCCGCAATGTCGCGGAGGGAGGCGATCCGCAATCCCCGGAGGTCCTTGAGGGCATTCGGCCGCAGGTGTCGGGAGCGCAGAGAGAAGACGGCGAGCCGGCCTTGGACTATCGGTCCCACCCATTTGAAGGCTTTCTCCCGCTCCGCCGTGCGATACATGGAGAAGATCATGATGTGCGGGTCCAGTTGGGCTGTGTCGTAGACGCGAGGCCAGGGCATGACCTGGATGGGCTGCTCGGATACACCCATTTCCTTCCAGAGCAGCTTGAGCAGGCCCACGGCCAATCCTGCGGGCTTGCCGTTGACGGTAAAGCTCATGGGCCTGAACTCATCGGTCAGGTAAGTGAGATTTTCGACGGCGTCGTCGGTTTCCTGGGCAAAACCGGGAGCCGCGAAAAGCAGCCCCGCAAGAAGCGGGACCACTAAAAATCTGGTGGTGAGCATAAGACAATGTAACCGTTTGGTGAAGCGAAGGCAAGCCGCCCGGACGGAAGCGGCGCAGGTCTCGCGGACCGGGAAAAGGGGCGGCAGCCGCCCGCGCGGGCGCGCGTCAGCGGTTGCGCAGGGTGAGCATGAGATCGGTTCCCACGGGCTCGCATTCGGCGATGCGAAAATCGAGGGCCTGGCCCATGGTCGGTGCCTCGCGGCCGGAGTAGGCCGCCGGCGCGCAATCATCGCCGAGAATGCGCGGGGCCACGAAATGGATGACCTCGTCGGCCAGCCCCTGCTCGATGATGGCCAGGGCCAGCCTGCCGCCGCCTTCGCACAGGGTGTAGTGGCAGCCGCAGTCGTAGCGCAGCCGTTCGAAGCCGCAGGCGAGGGCAAGGGAACCGGCCCGGCCGGGCAAGGGCCAGACCGAGGTGCCGCGCCGCCGCAGGACGTCGGCCTGGGGGCTGCGGGCGGCGGTCTGGGAAGTCATGAAGATGGCCCGCTCCGGCCGATCGCGCAGCAGGGTGAACCTGCTCGGGTCTTCGGGCAGGCGGGAGGAGATGACCACCCCGAAGGGCTGGACGAAGTCTTCGGGCAGGCCGTCCATCCGGCAGGTCAGGCTCGGGTCGTCCGCGTAGAAGGTGTTCCCGCCGACGATGACCGCGCCTACCAGTGCCCGTAGGGCGTGCACCCTGGCAAAGGATTCGGGGCAGGAAACCGGTTCGGGCTTGCGGGAGGCGGCCGCGATCTTGCCGTCCAGCGT contains:
- a CDS encoding substrate-binding periplasmic protein; protein product: MELKEYTWLTEEYYPFNYTENGRVRGISADLLRMVWTELDIAPPHIESMPWARAYERVQHEPRTVLFSMARTPEREKLFQWAGPIASVRFVLIARKDRHIRLNTLDDLKGLAVGTLRKDVSDALLAKYRDIARIQPVVNMDQNINKLMTNRLDLVAYEESSWRKIAALYGFDPGDFETVYLLRETPVFYAFHPSTPAKLVNVFQAALDRVKARPEYPALLDAYLR
- a CDS encoding substrate-binding periplasmic protein — its product is MLTTRFLVVPLLAGLLFAAPGFAQETDDAVENLTYLTDEFRPMSFTVNGKPAGLAVGLLKLLWKEMGVSEQPIQVMPWPRVYDTAQLDPHIMIFSMYRTAEREKAFKWVGPIVQGRLAVFSLRSRHLRPNALKDLRGLRIASLRDIAAASKMIRAGFAPTYASNPSHAVQLLLSDRVDALALDELRFSTALATMNMPPDAFEIVFVLSEESLCYAFSPDTSDTLVARFQKALDAVVKKPDYRKLRAQFLN
- the ribD gene encoding bifunctional diaminohydroxyphosphoribosylaminopyrimidine deaminase/5-amino-6-(5-phosphoribosylamino)uracil reductase RibD; the protein is MARAVELARRGRGATAPNPCVGAVLVRDGQVAAEGWHTRFGKPHAERECLAAARASGVDPRGATMYVTLEPCNHHGKTPPCTEALIEAGVAEVVVGTRDPNPIAAGGVEKLQAHGIKVTVGVLERECRDLIADFLLWQQTHSSYNILKMAATLDGKIAAASRKPEPVSCPESFARVHALRALVGAVIVGGNTFYADDPSLTCRMDGLPEDFVQPFGVVISSRLPEDPSRFTLLRDRPERAIFMTSQTAARSPQADVLRRRGTSVWPLPGRAGSLALACGFERLRYDCGCHYTLCEGGGRLALAIIEQGLADEVIHFVAPRILGDDCAPAAYSGREAPTMGQALDFRIAECEPVGTDLMLTLRNR